Part of the Granulicella cerasi genome is shown below.
GATCCTGTCGCGAACGCGCGTTTATGACTTGTTTTGAGTAAACTGTCTTCGAAGAGACATCGGCATGCGACATGCCGCAAGGGTCATATTGAATCGTGAACGTTCATCAACGGCTATCAGCGGGCGCTGTCTGCAGGGGCTAGCAGACGCAATTGCGTCGCACACTCCTTCAACAGGCGAGACTCTCACTGTCGATCCAGCAATGAGCCTCTTTTGTAAGACCGCTCCGGACGAATGCCATCGTGTGTCCTATGAACCAAGTGTGAGTGTCTTTGCTCAGGGCAATAAGCGAATCAATCTGGGAGGCACCATCTATCACTGTGATCCTGGATCGTTCTTATTGGCATCTATCGATGTTCCCGTCGAAAGCCAGGTTGTGACCGCAACACCTAAGAAACCTGTTCTGGCAATGATGCTTCGCTTGAATATGCAAATCGTTCGCGAGGTCATCAGTGAGGCTGATCTGGCCGGCCCTGAGATCCGTATGAGAGGGACCGGATTGGGAATCGGGCAAGCGAACGATTGTCTGCTCGATATATGCCGCCGGATGGTGACGCTACTCGACAGGCCGAATGATGTTCGCTACCTGAGCAGCTTGCTCCATCGCGAGTTTGTCTACGAGCTTCTAAAGACACCGCAGAGTAGCCGTCTGAGAGCGATAGCGACCTCGGGCGATCTCAGTCGGCAGACGGCGAAAGCAATCGCTTGGCTAAAGAGCAATTATGAGAAACCGCTCCGAATGCAGGATTTGGCTCGGATCGCAGACATGGGCGTCTCCACCCTGCATCATCAATTTCGCGCACTCACGTCCATGACTCCTCTGCAGTACCAGAAGCAACTTCGATTGCACGCAGCTAAGCAGCAGATGCTCGTAGAGGGAATCGACGCGACCACGGCAGCGTTTGGCGTCGGCTACACAACTGTCAGTCAATTCAACAGAGAATACAGTCGGCACTTCGGTCGACCGCCCATCCGAGATATCCAAGCTCTCCGAGCTTCTGCATGAGGCTTCACATAGCGCCTGAGGCTGTTATCTCGCAAGCTGCACCGGGTATGTTCCATGCGTAAGGAAAGTGACATTCTGCTTCAATCGTCGCGTGAGCCAAGCATCATTCCTGCAAGCAACAAACCCAACTGGGCAGGAGTTGCTTCGCTTTTCGTTGGTGTCTTCGGCCTGGTCGCCTCGGAGTTTGCGCCCGCTGGGCTTCTGACACCGATGGCGACCGATCTTGGCATTACGCAAGGGATGGCCGGTCAGGCGATCTCCGCAAATGCCATCATCGGTCTGGTTGTGAGTCTGCTGATCTCCGTCATGCTCCGCAGCCTTGACCGTAAGCTTGCGGTGATACTTTTTCCGTTCTGCTTACCTTGTCCAACCTGATGGTGGCCTTTGCACCAGGTTTCCCGCTGCTCATTGCAGCGCGCCTGATACTTGGAATCGCAGTGGGCGGCCTGTGGTCGATGGTGCCTGCCCTCGCTCTTCGTCTGGTTCCGCCATCTCACGTCTCGAAGGCGCTTGCAATCATCTTCGCAGGAGTCTCGGTTGCGACCGTGG
Proteins encoded:
- a CDS encoding MFS transporter, whose translation is MRKESDILLQSSREPSIIPASNKPNWAGVASLFVGVFGLVASEFAPAGLLTPMATDLGITQGMAGQAISANAIIGLVVSLLISVMLRSLDRKLAVILFPFCLPCPT
- a CDS encoding AraC family transcriptional regulator, whose product is MRHAARVILNRERSSTAISGRCLQGLADAIASHTPSTGETLTVDPAMSLFCKTAPDECHRVSYEPSVSVFAQGNKRINLGGTIYHCDPGSFLLASIDVPVESQVVTATPKKPVLAMMLRLNMQIVREVISEADLAGPEIRMRGTGLGIGQANDCLLDICRRMVTLLDRPNDVRYLSSLLHREFVYELLKTPQSSRLRAIATSGDLSRQTAKAIAWLKSNYEKPLRMQDLARIADMGVSTLHHQFRALTSMTPLQYQKQLRLHAAKQQMLVEGIDATTAAFGVGYTTVSQFNREYSRHFGRPPIRDIQALRASA